A window of the Henckelia pumila isolate YLH828 chromosome 3, ASM3356847v2, whole genome shotgun sequence genome harbors these coding sequences:
- the LOC140891315 gene encoding uncharacterized protein has translation MSTKEETDSGVSRRRGSAPKVGSVWETRMKLDQVKGGIKVFDATHQIPQENAQIACSSTSISASPVNDTEPIGTVDKQSPVGGGRGSGSASAKRKTWKSDGLEGSPIRIGVQRSEVSKNLDDKFREFSDGNAKKSPVQTRKTRSVSVQLRKVKSDSSQESREGNSELGKVEIEELGGSDKIPLGEKSSNADEIKNTDEEEEEEENGKKIEGEIAEKDLEIKEISLQENKQKNLEIEEISLQENKQKKLLLGNKKSVPISPIAKIQLPPAVNHAKFHQNPTKIDPIPDSDDDFHGVTRTHSKLQSFADLIMWRDVAKSSFVFGIGTFAIISSSYTKDLNISFISVVSYLGLAYLVVNFLFRSLISRGTIDNNTIEDYVIGEEEAIWGIKLVLPYVNEFLLKLRALFSGDPSTTMKLAVLLFVLARCGSYITMWKMAKLGFIGVFTVPKVCSSYSVQITAYGTFWIRRFSDAWESCSHKKAVGFAIFSLVWNLSSVIARIWTVFMLFVAFKCYQHSLIRDECERGGREEDGRSAAKIRQIRDPSLQEARKPKKVC, from the exons ATGAGTACTAAAGAAGAAACGGATTCGGGTGTCAGCAGAAGAAGAGGCAGTGCCCCCAAAGTAGGCTCTGTGTGGGAGACCAGGATGAAGCTGGATCAAGTCAAAGGTGGCATCAAAGTGTTCGATGCCACTCATCAAATTCCTCAAGAAAATGCTCAGATTGCGTGCAGTAGTACTAGTATCAGTGCTAGTCCCGTGAATGATACTGAGCCAATTGGTACTGTGGACAAACAGAGCCCAGTTGGGGGAGGGAGAGGGAGTGGCAGCGCGTCGGCTAAGAGGAAAACATGGAAATCTGATGGTTTGGAAGGCAGCCCGATTCGAATTGGTGTGCAGAGATCTGAAGTGAGCAAGAATTTGGATGACAAGTTCAGGGAATTCAGCGATGGGAATGCCAAGAAAAGCCCGGTTCAGACCAGGAAAACTAGATCAGTCTCGGTTCAGTTGAGGAAAGTGAAATCGGATTCTTCCCAGGAATCGAGGGAGGGGAATTCCGAGCTGGGGAAGGTGGAAATTGAGGAACTTGGAGGATCTGACAAGATCCCATTGGGGGAAAAGTCGAGCAATGCTGACGAAATCAAGAACACAGAtgaggaggaggaagaagaagaaaatggcAAGAAAATCGAGGGTGAGATTGCAGAAAAGGATCTCGAAATCAAAGAGATAAGTTTGCAAGAAAACAAGCAGAAGAATCTTGAAATTGAAGAGATAAGTTTGCAAGAAAACAAGCAGAAGAAATTGCTTCTGGGAAATAAAAAATCTGTGCCCATTTCACCCATTGCAAAGATACAGCTTCCACCAGCTGTGAATCACGCCAAATTTCATCAAAATCCCACTAAAATTGACCCAA TTCCAGATTCAGATGATGATTTCCATGGAGTTACAAGAACACACAGCAAATTACAGAGTTTCG CTGACTTGATCATGTGGAGGGATGTAGCAAAATCGTCTTTCGTCTTTGGGATTGGAACATTTGCTATCATTTCATCTTCTTACACGAAGGATCTTAATATAAG CTTCATTTCTGTGGTTTCCTATTTAGGCCTTGCGTATCTTGTTGTGAATTTTCTTTTCAGATCCCTAATTAGCAG GGGCACTATTGATAACAACACAATTGAAGATTATGTGATTGGAGAGGAAGAAGCCATTTGGGGAATAAAATTGGTTCTTCCTTATGTGAATGAGTTCCTCCTTAAATTAAGAGCTCTTTTCTCTGGGGATCCTTCCACAACAATGAAG TTGGCAGTGCTTCTGTTTGTGTTGGCAAGATGTGGCAGCTATATCACAATGTGGAAGATGGCTAAATTAG GGTTTATTGGAGTGTTTACGGTACCAAAAGTCTGCTCTTCCTATTCCGTCCAGATCACTGCATACg GGACATTCTGGATCCGACGGTTCAGCGACGCTTGGGAATCATGCTCTCACAAGAAAGCCGTTGGATTCGCAATCTTTTCTCTTGTTTGGAACCTATCCTCTGTCATCGCACGGATTTGGACAG TTTTCATGTTATTTGTTGCGTTCAAGTGCTATCAACACTCTTTGATAAGAGACGAATGTGAACGAGGAGGAAGAGAAGAAGATGGAAGAAGTGCAGCTAAAATACGACAAATACGCGATCCTAGTTTACAAGAAGCAAGAAAACCGAAGAAAGTTtgctaa